The Ptychodera flava strain L36383 chromosome 7, AS_Pfla_20210202, whole genome shotgun sequence DNA window AATTTCTGTGTTGGAAAAGTGTCATAGATTATTCTGATGACAATTACAATTTTCTAACCTCCTTTTTCCAGTTACCTAGCCTAGAATCACGTCGACAGTTTTTAGATGcatctttcttttttaaatgtATACATTCTTTTTACTACTGTCCAGATATTCTTTGTGGTATCAATTTTGCAGTTCCATCTCGTTCACTCCGTTTAAAGCAACattcaaaccaaatatttcCAGAGTAGAAGTTCCCTCTTCATCTTTTTTACAACGATCAATGAATCATTTTAAcagttttgtatgtcaacatgACACGGATATTTTTAACCGTTCTTTCCAAGAGTTTCATAATATTATGCGTCTCAATTTACATTCTACCATGTAATATGTTgtgtaatttttattattttatttatatgcTATAATGTTATTTAATGGATGTTTTTCCGAACTAAATTGTCTGAGTTTTTTAGCGTTCAATGTTTTTTATGTTGCTTCGTTttgtttttatggttttttGCTTTGTAGACTTTGTTATTCTTAAAGGGGCTGTAACTGGGCGAAAGCCCGCTGCTCCTGCtactaataaaataaaataaataccgGTTCTCTACAAAGAAGCACATTTCAGCATTACGTTCACGCACGTACAGCTGGTGCTCTGTCCCCTGCAAGAAATGGTGAGGACGCCACCAACGTTGGAAAACCAGGATGTATTTTGTCCTTAAGTGTCATTTTTCGTCGTCGATACTCTATCCAAATCTTAAGCTTACAATAACTTGTTGCCAGAAACAATATATAGGTGCAATAAGATTTGTGTGTCTTTGTTACTCTGAAAGGTGTAACTAATACTATAAACTAGGGAAACGCATGCCATTCAGTATAAAAAGTCGGAATTTCTATCGAACGACACCCCCAAAAGAAAGTGCCATTGAAGGTAAGGTCTCGTAAACCGCTTTTTAAGGTCTTGTCTACGAGAGCAGTTATGCACATAATTGGTCGATAGTACCGTCCCTTCACTCATCCCAACGCTTTGATACTTAAGACACCTATTTTGAGGGATTGCTCAAGTTGTCAGGAACaattcataattatgtatacTATAATTAGTATTTCTGGTGAATATGAAATTGTATCTCTTACTCAGGCCTCGCAATCCTTGTAAAGGCTTCCGACTGGAGTCTGCGCCACACTTGGTGTCTGATAGAGTGTGCCATTCACTTTTGTCTAATATCATCTTATCCCGCTTTCATTTACTTGAACCCACCTACAAAGGAACAATTATTAATTTATACGATACAATTCAATACGATAAGAAATTTATATAGCGCCTGGTATCCATCAAAATGTTCACTTGTGCTTTACACAGTGTCATATAGGTAAGCTCTCTCAAAAATGTAGGTCTTTAGTCTATATTTGAAAACTTCAGTACTTGATGCAGAACGGATGTGACCGTGCAGCCCATTCTACATGATAGCGGCAGCatatgaaaatgaacaattatCATAAGACTTGAGTCGCGTCCGTGGAATTTTGAGAGATAATCCATTTCAAGTTGTTAGTATAACGTATAAGCGTTGCGCATTTGTGCGTGATCACACGTATGCTCGTTTAAACACAATGGTTGCTACAGGTGTTTTATACATAATTCtgtgttgctgctgctgctgttgttgttgttgttgttgttgttgttgttgttgttgttgttgttgttgttgttccgCAAACCTGTATAACGCATTAAGGGTAAAAATCATTGCAGATGAAGCACACTGTTAGTGTTCATGAAACTAGCTATCTTTACATAAAATATCCGGAAGATGTGACGTTTTTGTAATATAGCCCTGGGCCGTTCGACGTAACCACGTGCAACAGAatactaaagtaaaatttataGCAAATTATAGAACTGGAGGTCCTCAGTGTTAACATGTGAGTGCTACAGCTTCCATGAgcggaaaatgaaatattttatgaacaCTGTTGTAATTTTACACGACGAAGACATACCAATCACCATCAATTGCAGTCTTCAAGTCTCCATGATAACACTGCTGCAAAGCAACCATGTCCTACCAATACACAGTGTAAGTGAGCTTTTAGAGCCGCCAGGCGTTCTATGCATGCAATTATAAGAGTGAACTCTATTCATAAATGCAAACCAGGTGTAGGAAGAACATTACATAATATCCGTGTCGAATGCGCCAATGCATCGTTTTGATTGGACGAAAAACTCAGGCCAACTATATTTCAAAGTTGTGTATATATTTACTAATAAATCTCCACATATTTTATGAGTTTATATTCTAACTCAAACTACGCTATACTGAAGTCATCACTTTTATCGTCTGTTTGACTTCCAATATCATGACCGAGTACGCGTAAGACATATGTATCCCTTCGTTTCTGGGCTCTAAATTTCATTCATCTATGCTTccaaatttcgcaaaatgctCTCTCCATTTCGATTGCTCAAACAACGATTAAAGCCGCTTTAAAACGGCATAAACATATATGTCATAATGTCGATATGAGTCCACAATCATTGGTATATACCCGGTAATGGATCTGGTTAGAACTGGCCTAAGAGTACACAGTGGCTACGTCAAGCGATGTAACTGACGAATAACAACAAACACCATTAAAAAAACCCAGGaaaatgaaatgatattttcaGCCGTCATCTAACTGTACATGTTTTTTGATTGATTGTAAATTTCGGTTTCTGGCTGTGACAGCTGTTATCAGGATCTGTTGGAAAATCCCCCTGCCTCGGAGCTCCAATATCGTGTAGCACTTCTTCTCAGGGCCCACTACACTAGAAATTACCGGTCGCCCTAGTTACAGAGGTCATCCGAAGTAACAAGTGCAGATATTATGCTAATGTGACATCACAGTGGATGACCTCCGTAACACAGAGGCCCGTTTTGAACTGTCCTCACGGTTTCCTGAACTCCCTGGCTATTGTACCAATATCCTAATCACCGTATCATCAATGCTGAttggaatttgaaattttttacatgaGCACATTAGCACTGATTGAAACTATCCTGGAATTGCCGTTTGATACTTTGAGATCAGGGAATAACAGTTACTTTGCCATCTAACCATTCCTTGCAATAGTGTCACCATGACAATGGACTTTCCGAGTCCGATACTTGAAGTTTTAATAGTACCAACCTTTGGAAAACAGTACGATGATATCTTCATTACGTCAATAATATGTATTTAGGGTATCTGATCAAATGTCACTATAACATCATATCCATGACATGGCTTGAAACACCAATGCATGGACTTCATTTTCGTACAAAATTGATGTGCACGtgtggaaaagaaaaaaaatatctaaTAGTCAACGTGGTAGTTTCGATATCGCTGTTGGGGATTGTTTTCTGCCAAATATACCAGTACTGCCTGTTCTAAGCCTCTAACATAGTTCTTTGCCGCTATATCTTAATTGAATAAAATCTGGTTCAAAACTCTACTGAGATCATCTAAGGCCTACCATACATACTTACTAAGCCAATATCTCACTCAATCACAGGGCGTCCATACAGAGGGtactattttctcaaaaaaaaatcaaaacgtaATTTTCTAATGAAATATTATTATCGTTACTTTCCACAGACACACAGTTTTGCCATGACAGGTCCATTGGCAGTCCATGGAAGACGGTCGATCAGGTCACAAAACGATACAGATGAAAGTATGTTCGATGCGCATGTGTGATCGATGACTCTGGAAATGCGAATTTCGACAAGAATTGATTAATGCCTAAACGCGATATGGTATAAACATGGGTATGGTTCTCTTTTTCTCTTTTGGTGTCACATTTCCTGCCATTGGAATGGAAATGTGAGTCCAAATGAAATCTGAGTATTAATCAGTCTTTATCTTTCTTTAACATCAGCGTACCATATGTGTCTCTGGCGTCATATGGCGTGTGGAAAGTGTGTGGGCTCTCAAATTGCCAAATGACAGCGTTTTCCGCATTATACAGTTATCGTTAGTGTTATAAAAAACAACAGCCTCAGTCTTGTTTAGGTTCTCTCACAGGCGCtcgttagctgggtagtctgctaagtagatcgattccggatcgatctatcgatcccgtagtcgatatgcccgccactgcaacctaattgcagtggcgggcatatcgaccacgggatcgatagatcaagCCAAAATGGATCTTTTTAGCAGACTActcagctaaggagcgcctgtggttcTCTTGATTGTATGATGAATGACAATCAGGGCGAACTCATAAGTGAAACATGGAGGGTATAACGAGTACGAGATTATAGTCAAATCTGATGCCATACAGTGCATTAATGTACACGAAGTCACCGGGCCATGCTTTACAGTGAACGGCAGACAGTAAAACCAATGTCTGAACCAGCGACAGCATGATGAGTTAATGAGACATCTGACCTCTCTCTACAAATATGTGTAGATACCATAAAACATTAAACAAGTCATAGCAGGCTGACATCGGCTGAATGGGTTGGCGGGTCAAACAACTTAACTGTGCCAGTGTGATTGATGTATCCTAAAATGAAAGACACCACAATTAAGATAAGCACGCAATTTCAATCCAGTTCACCTGCAGTCAGGTCATTTCTTAGATGTGTTCAAAAATGAATCACCATCATTCAACGGCCTTTTCCCAAGCCTGAACAAAACTAACCTCAAGTTTAAGACTGGAGTACaagtattcaaatacattaTAAAAATCCAACTTGTGATATTACCTACTCTATCTAGGATTCATCGGGTCGCATTTATGACCAATTATTCTTATGAATCAAAGATACAGACAAGTTTATTGAAGGCAATAGACTTTAGACTAGAGGGTGTCAAAACCATTCTGACCAGAAACAACAGAGGTCAGTCTGTAAATAAATCATGTCTTTCAATCAGTTGTTTTTAGGACAGCTATGCTCCGACAAGTTAAGTAGGAAACCTCTTGTCGTCCAAACACAGTTAAGAGATAAGACAATATTCAACAGTACATGGTGATATTTCTAAAGATAGTGTTGTGTCCACTGACAGTTCTGATCATAGACTAATCTTGCCAAAACCAGTCATTCATTGATAGCCGTAGGTGTACATGCACCCAGGAGAACCCTCAACAGAATGCCAGTAAAAAGTTCTTAATCATTTGGCGATCATGAAATGTTGAGGTTGAACATTTCTAATGTGATTTTTGTGCCGCCCTGGTGTATAAAAACACTTCAATTTAAGATtgatatcaaagttaatacagctactgcccaagggcagtgtcactgtcactgcataccggcagtgacaaAGATAAaactctgactctgatgtagttgactggccaacacatggaagaccatgAGACAAGAAAGCagaaagatggggtcaccgtgctATATTTATGTCACTGTTATTCACAAAAATCACTTacatatataaaaccattcatttcaagttcatgcagttagtggaattttcacaatctcatcgtacaataacaaaaaaataaaactttgaatagtatcgactttaatttaaatgaaaaaatgtgacaatattttgttcagttgatACAACTCagtgcgttcttgttctactcccagcatgttgaactgtccagtattcagtttgccaacacagcctgtgtatgtgttactgtgcatttgtatcatttaacaagtgactttcagtctggacccAGTTCATGTTATTCACCTTCCATTGAATCACCGATCAAACCTAGAAATAGGAAAATTTAAAAGGGATCcatgaattcctccagcccccctcgtatttttgaacgcagccttaatATCGAAAACAGTGATGTAGATAGAAATTGATGTACGCATACTGTTCATATGGCTGAGGAGGCTAAGgattgcatgttgaaatttgtattaggccaaaaaattgtgctgttccgataacatggttttcaaaaatagtgtaggtaggtcggcaggaatttttttccaaaatatttttatatttaaatatgcatttttcggggttcagggcgatcaaacatTGGCCATTTttccagaaaatgtataatgcatataaaaggagaaaaaaacgtaaaaaacatcctcattcaagcaaaaattaagtgccaagtaacgaacgcgtgattttacaggttttttctttctttattttactttcgtgtttacgtagctctaaaaagtttagggtcggcaggtaaaaaatagggtaggtcgggttatcggaacagcacaattttttgttcAGCCTTATTGGTTGAATGGTAACACGCACCAAATGGAACTTTTTACAGGATTTATTTGAAGTTATTGGTACATTGATGTTCATTGCTTGATTGATTGACAATAAAGTCACTGGTGCAAATACAATCGACCAAACGGTCATCGTGAATTTCAACGCAACCAGGTAACTTAAAAGTGTGAGTCCAATTTCTTGACACACCACTTCAAGCAGATAGAAATAATTCACAGATATTTGCTATCCCATCACCGATGAGTTCAAAACCTACCAGAACTACCAACTGCATATCCTCGAAAGATAGTTATATAAAATTACGACCCCTAGCGATGTTAAAGTAAATGCTTGCTACGCCCTTTCTTTCCCTCTAACACATAAGCGCAAAACACGAATTTaacggaatatatatatataaagaaaacTGCTAGTTTTGGAAAAATGCTGCTCCTGTAAATAAAATTATCATCTTACACCAGTATGTGACGGAGTCTACCATCAAATATATTCTCATTTCAAGATAGCCGCAACCTTTATGCTAGTAGCGCAACCTTTATTCTATTTTGGCGCGAAAATGGGAAAGTAGAAGAGCACGCTAACCTCATAGTTGGGACACCGGAAGAAGGTTTGGAACTCATCGATGACGTCATCAGATGTAGCGGCAATTGGCAATCAAGTGATAAAAGGATTTAATGCTGCACCGAGAAAAATGTTGAAGATTTGTAAATATGGAGATTTATGTAGAATAGCATATCGAAAGTATGGTAAGTACTAGCAAATTTATTTTGCTCATCTAGTATACTGCCTTTGTAAGAGTTTATCGATTTAAATTGAGATAATATAATATAGAGGTGCGTGTATGCAAAGCCCTATAATAAGCAATTCGTGTgactatgaatattttgaattttaaaaataactaaTGGTGATGATACCTTGTCATTTGTTATTATTAATAGGTGAAATGACACCTTTACATCGATGCTGTGTCGTtttaagggatggaccattacaTTTGGGCGGGAAAAAACGGAAAATAATATCGTTTTTCGTCAAAACATTCAACTGACGAAACTGAAAAATCCGGATTTCTTTAGAAAATATCTATATTGTCTGTTCATTACCAAGTCATCAATTACCGGAAGACGAAAGTAGGTTTCGCGATCCCTTATCTGACAAACGCCGTCCAAGGTCCCATGGTCAACCCCTTGTTATAAGGATTACTCTGTAGTTTCTTGatacgttttgttttgtttaattaattgattacattttacatttttgtgcaGGTAAGAAGAGTCGAATTGACTACGTTTGACGACAGAAGACATGGTTGACTTTCGGAAATAACCCTGAGTTctaaatcaatcattcaattaatcaatcaatcaagtgTAACAAAGCGTCTTGAACATATAATTCTCTGATGTATTTTTACTTTAATACTTCAAACGAATTCGATTTATGTCGTTGCGTAAAATGCCCCGATATGGACCAGAAGTTCAATGCTGAACCACAGGGGTCAGTCCCCTTGGGCGGGGGAGGGATGGAGTTCTTTGTTCAAcggtttgttttatttttaaaattttgactgatatTTCAAGTAAAGATTgcgactccaaaccgtctgactgctttctctATTACtacaatttattaattttgactgcttgactgatatttcaaataaagatttcgactccaaaccgtctgactgcttccTTCATTAcctacaagtccttatctcctcccAAACCCATGTACataccactgtaattgctcagCAAACATTACCAACTGTCTGATCGGCTGTCCGTATCAGTGGATTAATGAAGTCAACACCACGGCTGTCGCACACTGATTCCAAAATGGACGTAAAAAGAGGATTTTTCGCTTTAGCGCTCCTAAATCATTAGTTTGTTGGCAAAAAGGGCAAAGTGCTTTAGGGATAAACGACGAATCCGAAACAATATTGGTGGATTTACGATTTGATCGTTGAATACAGGCACGTACCGAATACgattgatcaaatttggccggtACTGAACTCTCTCTGTTTCGTATcggttttctatattttttgtaGCGTTGAAGTTCCCAAAAATTCCAACTCGAGTTTTattattgtttaaaaaatgaattcttATTGCAATAGTTCATATCGACCGTCAAGTTCTCTCCGTCATCTTGATGCTTCAATTGTGCGAAATATCGAAAATAGCTTTCGGAAGATAAAGCATGTGTTTTGTTTGGAGATTTTAATATTGACCTTTCATCTGATCGTGGCACCGAACACTTTACTTATCGATCTCTGGTATTATTCTATTTTAGTAAGTTTATGACGCTACCCGCCCTGATTGATATTCTTCAGATGATATTTATGTAACTAAGGACTTGTACGCTGGAATGATCTTGAAGACCACATACCTGTTCTTTCCTGACGTAAACTGTATGCTTTCCGTAAAAACTTTGGTTATCATAAACGTGTTAGCTGCAGGTCATTTCAACCCtttcatgattttaaaaacgggaTTTCTATTTTCAACAAGGTTTGTATGCTCATATAGGATCGCAGAGCGTTTAAGACAATCTGCTAATGTATCCAGTGATATTTAGAAGCCACCAAGAAACGAGATAATCTGCTCAGGAGTAGCAAGTCACCTTAATCACAAAATTTTGTGGAGTGGGTTCAAAAGAAGCCGTCATTTCATGAAATGGACCAAGAAGTACGACTTGAGAGATATGTTCATGAAAAAGCATCCTGAGCATATTACAAAATGGCGTGTTCACATTCAGAATAATGTGACGGAATCTAAGTAGTCCAATAATTTGTCTCGTATTCAATATGCAAAGGCAAAATCCACTGATGCCGACAGTAAAAACTGTAAACTTCTCAGAATTGGAGATAGCTCGCCTGacttatttgaaaatgtttcttttttccTCAACATATTGAATTATGCCAAGGTTACTCCACTGACGAATTTATGAAAATGTCCTGGCAATGTTTCTGACATGGCTAATAACCAGTCAATGATCAACATTACCTGCTCGTTAGAAAATAAGCGAAaacatattttcagtttttgtacaATTATTCTTACTGGCACAGATCTGCATCTTGTAAGTCAGCCTGGCTTCAGAAAACATGTCAAAGAGTGGTGATATCGATTTAGGAAAAACACATTTATTGAATTTCAGGGTTACTCTTTCCTGGTATTTGGTGTAAAGAAGGGAAAAGTGATTCTAATGTCAGAAGAATTGATATCGATTAAGAATTATATGGACCACGCCTATTGtgaatgcaaatttaaaattaaccGATAACCACCATTAAATGCTGCATGTAATAAACTGTCAGTTGAAACGTATTTGTAATATtcgtaaaataaaaatatcgacTCAGCGAAGTCATAGTAGTAGTGcttgttcatttattttgataaaatattgtaacagattcaaaaactttgattttgagACTTGGAAAGTTTAAATCTGCATCGACTACATTCTTCATTGAATGCACACGATTTGTTCACATCATCGACCTTCCATTGAATTGCTTAGATTGCTTTTCATGGCATTAACAGTAAAGAAGAATATCATTGTACGTGTCCGTATCACTCCCTTATTCAACCAGGCAGTCGACTGGTCCCTTGTGACCTGAAAATAAAGGAGAAGAGAAATTTATATCAGTCAAATATTCAGTACAAACAATTCATGTACAACTATTGATCTCAGGATAGATTCCTGAGATGCAGAGAAGGTGATATTTTAGTCGGTCCTTTCGGTTTATATACTCTGTATTGAATCTATTGGTGATGGTACTCAAAGTAATTAAGTATATTTAGCGATAATCAGCTATCGTTATGTGATCAATAATAAGCTATGGGGCGTTATTGGATGCCTGTGTTGCCATATAGTTAATGTCGTACTAAGACTTGTCCACCCCGAACGAAAAAGATAACCATATATGTCTACATTTCAAATGAATCGGCACTAACCATGGTCAAGTGCAGCCTGTCTGCATACGTAGGCATATTTCCCGCTTTTCTTGATACTTGCAAGGGCTTTGTTGAACCATTCCAGAACGTGACTGTCTTTGCGTGTTGTCAGGTGGAAACCACTTGCACAGTGCATGACGTCACCGATAGATTCAGCATCTTCAGGTGTTCCGCCTATCATTTCCAAGTGGTGATCTTTGTGAGTGCCCTGTGGTAACTCCAGGGCAAAGACAGCATCTACCTGTGGTATAAGTGTTTCATGGgggaaaaaaacttgaaaatatcaacaagCAATGTATGCAATCATTTATGGTAGCCTTTTATATCTGCTGGTCTGACGAATTGTTTTACGCAATTTTGAAACCGTGGAACCCGGTGATGGCTTGACATTTTTCTTCGGCGGTACTAATGTCATGTTTGTTGAAAGTATGACATTATTATGAGCATGGATGAATGGGGATGGTAAAGCAGGTAACTGAAGGAATGAGTAAGGACGATGTGAAGTAGTCAGAAAATCTTGGAAGAAAAAACGGAGCCATGAAAAAAGGTGTTCATCGTGGTCCTCAGAACATTGGAAGCTGAATAAGCGTTATCATACCGCTCTGAATCCGAAAGAAATCACAGACTTATGATatgaagaaattaaaaaaaaatcactgctTCTAACTCAGAGAAGTCCATATTGTTTTCTATTACAGAGTcctcacaaaacaaaatcatcccCTGGGTCAGATTTTTGTCATGCTGCAAAACAGGTTTTCAGTTTGCTAACACCCAGATATCTCCGGTGTATTCAAGTAGGCTGcacgaagggcgcgccaaaaactGCAACTGAATAAGGAAACTCGTGGGTACTCTATGATGCATTTTATACCACTATGGGTCAGTACATATAATCAAAAACACACCGACCCCCCTTCCTCCCCATTGAGCATTTCTTTAAACATGGTTAACTTCGCTACCACTAAAATAAATGTAACAGGATGACCTTCAAGTTCACGAACCCCAGCCCTTCTGACACTGTAGCAACTGACAAGTTCAAAGTATTATAGCTCTTGATGCTGATTTTGCTTTCGTCTGCTTGGTTTGCAGCTACAAGCTTACAATTCTACAGGTTTTGAAATGATTGCATACCGCATCGCTATCAAGGGCATCTTTAACATCAGTCGAATCTTCAAGGTAAACGACTTGCTCTAACCGCATTTTGTCCGAACCGGTAACATTGTGGCGTCTAAGACATTGCTGGTTACTGTGAACGCCCCTGATGAaacctgaaaaatattaaaatatttgtagTAAAAAATCCACTACATGGATTCTAGGAACTTTAGAAATAGCTAGTGTGAAGAGGGGATGCATACAATAGGTCGATGTACGTCATACAAACACACATTGGATTGTTGTAGAGAAGCTGATGGTTTGGTTTGGTACACAggcattcgactcaatgcaaacaaaccgtcactgatgcaaccagcatgtttgtttgcattgagtcgaatgccTGTGGTTTTGTACGTATCGAACTTTGAAGGATCAATTATAATACTTACTCTGataaagtaagtaagtaagtcaTTGTCTTACATACCAACTTTCTTTCCAGTGACGTCATGAGGGTCAAATCCATGAGGATTTCCTTTCTTCACGAAAAAGTGCGCCTCTCCTGCGTATTGACCATATGAGTCTGAAAATGACATGACTTGTTCCAATTCCTTGGTATGCGCTACCAACACACATGCATCAAAACTTTTACCCAGAAGCCCTGGAAAATATAACATTACAAAAAGAGCGGGTTGTGTAAATTGAGAACACAcgagaatgagagagagagagagagagagagagagagagagagagagagagagagagagagagagagagagagagagagagagccgaATTAATCAGCAAATATCATTTTATTCTCTCACTTTACTTGATGTACTTTACAGACAATCACTAAATCGTCTATCACTCTCCAAGTTATCATGCTTTGCCCGTCAGCAATTCATTTTGATTATCGGGAAGAATGTGCTTCGGGGACCGATACtcagactctcaaacgtttaccattcttttctgatctaccacttatggtgattgggctcattttaaagatcttggtgcgagaaaaactttcaccgtcttagtttttcgaaaatcgaaaattttccttttccccatatacacagggatggcagtcaCTTTAAGCTTCAAAGATTTGTAAATCTTAGGTACTTTGTTTAACTGGCATCAAATTTGCATGGGGACCCAAATTTTTATTCCTAATTTCGACAGAAAATGGCTGAAAGATtattttaggaaagtttgaccaaatgtttaagtctttcactttcggggcgcatactaccttaagcgcTCTTAACAGCACAGCCTCTCGCAAAATCCTTTACACAGCCAAGCAGCAAGACTCTGAGATGATAGCATCATGAACCATATACACTTTAATAAATAGTTCACTCACCAAGGCCAGCTGATAAATGGTCTTGACCTTGATGGTCTGCGACACAGTCTGTGAACGGTGAATACTTGACTACGCAACGCTTTCCAGCTTCTCTGCACACTTcataacaaaagaaaaaaagttcAAGTTTGGAATGGAATATGACTCGACAAGTAACTTCCCCCTAACCATCATCGACAGCAATTGGAgcaaatacaacaatatatcatcaaaagttggtAACAGGTATAAATCTACGAAAACGCGCACGTATCT harbors:
- the LOC139136585 gene encoding uncharacterized protein, producing the protein MKAFCLFISMGVLTLGQLGHGFMNPMMAAPSDTLSSLVKFRLFGERLGKHIIEGLKKQAIDEKTYVFQADVGCNCAYVYSGEDGKMKGFSVDLLEEVCREAGKRCVVKYSPFTDCVADHQGQDHLSAGLGLLGKSFDACVLVAHTKELEQVMSFSDSYGQYAGEAHFFVKKGNPHGFDPHDVTGKKVGFIRGVHSNQQCLRRHNVTGSDKMRLEQVVYLEDSTDVKDALDSDAVDAVFALELPQGTHKDHHLEMIGGTPEDAESIGDVMHCASGFHLTTRKDSHVLEWFNKALASIKKSGKYAYVCRQAALDHGHKGPVDCLVE